One Nicotiana sylvestris chromosome 12, ASM39365v2, whole genome shotgun sequence genomic window carries:
- the LOC104238219 gene encoding uncharacterized protein isoform X2 produces the protein MESSSRSRNKLSNSLRCLFPLSSYVASRDHHEAETTKTRAKHEVAAMCTDSVAKFGIVELGVVVCAEVSGTAICDEVSQAAAIGVSKRGRSVKKKIMTDYVSAVIKKKSRVRK, from the exons ATGGAATCTTCTTCAAGATCGAGGAATAAACTAAGCAACTCTCTGAGATGTTTGTTCCCATTATCGTCATATGTTGCTTCAAGGGACCACCACGAAGcagaaacaacaaaaacaaggGCGAAACATGAG GTGGCTGCTATGTGTACTGATTCTGTTGCTAAATTTGGAATTGTTGAACTTGGAGTTGTTGTGTGTGCTGAAGTTTCTGGAACTGCTATTTGTGATGAAGTTTCTCAAGCTGCTGCTATTGGTGTTTCTAAGAGAGGCCGGAGTGTGAAGAAAAAAATTATGACTGACTATGTTTCTGCCGTGATTAAAAAGAAGTCTAGGGTTAGAAAGTAG
- the LOC104238218 gene encoding DNA mismatch repair protein MLH1, which yields MEIEEAINEVEMEPIATAAAIPKEPPKIKRLEESVVNRIAAGEVIQRPVSAVKELIENSLDANSTSISVVVKDSGLKLIQVSDDGHGIHYEDLPILCERHTTSKLSKFEDLQTISSMGFRGEALASMTYVGHVTVTTITDGQLYGYRATYKDGLMVDEPKPCAAVKGTQIMIENLFYNMAARRKTLENSSADDYPKIVDLISRFALHHTSVSFSCRKHGAGRADVHSLATCSRIDSIRSVYGVSVARNLMNIEVSDTDFKMDGFISDSNYIAKKITMVLFINDRLVDCSALKRAIELVYTATLPKASKPFIYMSIVLPPQHVDVNVHPTKREVSLMNQEFIIEKIQSVVESKLRSSNESRRFQEQTMDFCSSSPVATIKDSSKDCPSSSGIKSQKAPHKMVRTDTLDPSGRLHAYVQMKPPSSSERGGSCLSSVRSSIRQRRNPSETADLTSIQELVNEIDNDCHSGLLDVVRHCTYIGMADEVFALIQHNTHLYLVNVINLSKELMYQQVLRRFAHFNAIQLSEPASLPELIMLALKEGEGIDPQGNESNELRGKIAEMNTELLKEKAEMLEEYFSVYIDSNGNLSRLPVILDQYTPDMDRIPEFVLCLGNDVDWEDEKVCFQTIAAALGNLYAMNPPLLPNPSGDGLKFYKKKVLSSGSVGTASMENIENDIMESEYEEELLSEAENAWAQREWSIQHVLFPALRLFFKPPNSMAKNGTFVQVASLEKLYRIFERC from the coding sequence ATGGAAATCGAAGAGGCTATTAACGAAGTGGAAATGGAACCCATAGCAACGGCGGCGGCGATACCGAAGGAGCCACCGAAGATAAAGCGGCTGGAGGAATCAGTAGTGAACAGAATCGCAGCTGGGGAAGTAATCCAACGGCCAGTATCTGCAGTGAAAGAGCTCATCGAAAACAGCTTAGATGCTAATTCCACCTCTATCTCGGTCGTCGTTAAGGATTCCGGCCTTAAACTTATCCAAGTTTCCGACGACGGCCACGGCATTCATTACGAAGATTTACCAATATTATGCGAGCGGCACACGACGTCTAAGCTGAGTAAGTTTGAAGATTTACAGACGATTAGTTCAATGGGATTTAGAGGTGAAGCTTTAGCTAGTATGACTTACGTCGGTCACGTAACTGTCACTACAATTACCGACGGCCAGCTGTACGGATACAGAGCAACGTATAAAGACGGTTTAATGGTAGATGAACCAAAACCTTGTGCTGCTGTTAAAGGTACACAGATAATGATTGAGAATTTGTTTTATAACATGGCGGCACGAAGGAAAACCCTAGAGAATTCTTCTGCTGATGATTATCCGAAAATTGTTGACCTAATTAGTAGGTTTGCACTTCATCACACAAGTGTGAGCTTCTCTTGTAGAAAACATGGAGCTGGTAGAGCAGATGTTCACAGTCTAGCTACTTGTTCGAGGATTGATTCGATTAGATCTGTTTATGGAGTTTCAGTTGCTCGAAATCTGATGAATATTGAAGTTTCTGATACTGATTTTAAGATGGATGGTTTCATTTCTGACTCGAATTATATTGCGAAGAAGATAACCATGGTACTTTTTATAAATGATAGGCTCGTTGATTGTAGTGCTTTGAAAAGGGCAATTGAGCTAGTCTATACTGCTACCTTGCCTAAAGCATCAAAACCTTTTATATACATGTCAATTGTTTTGCCACCTCAGCATGTTGATGTGAATGTACACCCAACAAAGAGAGAGGTAAGCCTTATGAATCAAGAATTCATCATTGAGAAGATACAGTCTGTGGTAGAGTCAAAATTGAGAAGCTCGAATGAGTCAAGGAGATTCCAGGAACAGACCATggatttttgttcttcaagtccagTGGCCACAATTAAAGATTCCAGTAAAGATTGTCCGTCTTCGTCTGGGATAAAGTCGCAAAAAGCGCCACATAAAATGGTACGAACGGATACGCTGGACCCTTCTGGAAGGTTGCACGCATACGTGCAAATGAAGCCTCCTAGTAGTTCAGAAAGAGGAGGTTCTTGCTTGAGTTCAGTGAGGTCTTCTATTAGACAAAGGAGGAATCCTAGTGAAACCGCGGACCTCACTAGCATCCAAGAGCTAGTTAATGAGATTGATAATGATTGTCACTCTGGTCTATTAGATGTTGTTAGGCATTGTACGTATATTGGGATGGCGGATGAGGTTTTTGCATTGATTCAACACAACACACACCTTTATCTTGTTAATGTGATTAACTTGAGTAAAGAGCTTATGTATCAGCAAGTTTTACGTCGGTTTGCACATTTCAATGCGATTCAACTGAGTGAACCGGCGTCATTACCCGAGCTAATAATGCTTGCTTTGAAAGAAGGAGAGGGTATAGATCCCCAAGGCAATGAAAGCAATGAGCTAAGAGGAAAGATTGCCGAGATGAATACAGAACTGCTCAAGGAAAAAGCTGAAATGCTAGAGGAGTATTTTAGTGTTTATATCGATTCAAATGGCAATTTGTCTAGACTTCCTGTTATACTTGATCAATACACACCTGACATGGACCGCATCCCAGAATTTGTACTTTGTTTGGGCAATGATGTTGATTGGGAGGATGAGAAAGTTTGTTTTCAGACAATTGCCGCTGCCCTTGGAAATTTGTATGCCATGAATCCACCATTACTGCCTAATCCCTCGGGTGATGGCTTGAAATTCTACAAAAAGAAAGTGCTTTCGAGTGGTTCAGTAGGAACAGCTTCTATGGAAAACATAGAGAATGATATCATGGAGTCTGAATATGAGGAAGAATTACTTTCGGAGGCTGAAAATGCCTGGGCTCAACGCGAATGGTCGATTCAGCATGTTCTGTTTCCCGCCCTCAGACTCTTCTTCAAGCCCCCTAATTCCATGGCTAAAAATGGAACTTTTGTTCAGGTTGCTTCACTGGAAAAGCTCTACAGAATTTTCGAGAGATGTTAA
- the LOC104238219 gene encoding uncharacterized protein isoform X1, with translation MPEDILSFSKKNTQIPIQKETTTISIQEENDDFWGYSNLYHSEMCCNSGTNEDGRMNFNLTNQSTITEVAAMCTDSVAKFGIVELGVVVCAEVSGTAICDEVSQAAAIGVSKRGRSVKKKIMTDYVSAVIKKKSRVRK, from the exons ATGCCAGAGGACATTctaagtttttcaaaaaaaaatactcAGATTCCAATTCAAAAAGAAACAACCACAATTTCAATTCAAGAAGAAAATGATGATTTTTGGGGATATTCAAATTTGTATCACTCTGAAATGTGTTGTAATTCTGGTACTAATGAAGATGGAAGAATGAACTTTAACTTGACAAATCAGTCTACTATTACTGAG GTGGCTGCTATGTGTACTGATTCTGTTGCTAAATTTGGAATTGTTGAACTTGGAGTTGTTGTGTGTGCTGAAGTTTCTGGAACTGCTATTTGTGATGAAGTTTCTCAAGCTGCTGCTATTGGTGTTTCTAAGAGAGGCCGGAGTGTGAAGAAAAAAATTATGACTGACTATGTTTCTGCCGTGATTAAAAAGAAGTCTAGGGTTAGAAAGTAG